GAACATCGAATGGTGGAAGTGCTTCGACGGCACTCACCGTAAACGTCGTTGCGGCATCGACGGCGACGTCGACCTCGCTTTCGGCGATCTCGAACGGTACGGCTGTGACTTCTATCGGCACCGGATCGCCAATTGCTCTAACCGCGGCTGTGACGTCTGGCGCTACGGCGGTAACCAGTGGCGAGGTGATCTTCTGCCAGGATGCGGGCACCACGTGTGATGTGGGGCATCGATTTGCTTCGGCACTGCTCGGAAGTGGAGGGAAGGCTGTTGTTCGCTTGATCCCCGGTCCGGGAGTTCATAGCTATGGCGCGACCTTCCTGGGAAGCAATGGGCTCTCAGCCAGCACATCCAGTGCCGTGGCTCTCACCGTGACAGCAACGCTGCCAACGACAACCACGTTGTCCTCCAGTGGCAGCCCGGGTAACTACACACTGTCTAGTACGGTTACGGGACAGGGAAGACTGGCTCCAGGGGGCACCGTTTCATTTGTCGATGTGACGAGCAATAACGGCATAGTGAAGGCGCTGACATTGTCGCCTTCCCAGACAAATGCCAGCTTCGCAACCAGTGCAAGCGCGGTGGGTAGCACGTCGCTCTATGGTCTCGCTTCTGGAGATTTCAATGGAGACGGCGTCACTGATCTTGCAGTTGGAAATTCATATTCCAAGCAGCTCACGATTCTTCTTGGCAAGGGAGACGGCACTTTTACTGCCACGAGTCAGGGACTTACGACCACCAGCCAGCCGCTTGCCAGCGTGGCGGGAGATTTCAATGGAGATGGCAAACTGGATCTCGCGGTCGCCTGCTCCAATGCGAATGCCCTCTTGTTCTTCCTCGGGAATGGCGACGGCACATTCCAATCGTCAACTGCTTTGACAACGGGAAATAGCCCGGTCGGACTTGTGGCGGAAGACTTCAACCGCGATGGCAAGCTGGACGTAGCGGTTGCGAATAGCTATAGCAACACTGTCAATATCTTCCTTGGCAATGGAGATGTTACGTTTACGAACAATCAGAGTCCTCAGACCGGAAATTCTCCGCGAGCGATTATCGCTGCGGATTTCAACAAAGATGGCCTGATCGATCTGGCGGTCGCGAACTCCGACTCAACCCTGACAATTCTGCTGGGAAGCGGAGATGGATCGTTCACTGCGGCTCTGAGTCCGTCTACAGGCTCTTATCCAGTCGCTATCGCTGCGAGCGACTTGAACGGCGACGGTATTACTGATCTGGCAGTGGCAAATTCAAGCAGCAGTACCGCCACCATTCTGTTGGGAAATGGTGATGGTACGTTTACGGCAAGTGTCAGTGTGGTTACGAGTTCGAATCCGGGATCGATCGTTGCAGGCGACTTCAACGGCGATGGTAAACAGGACCTTGTTCTTGCAAGCACTTATCAAAACGGCGTTTCTCTGATTCCTGGAAAGGGCGACGGTACGTTTGGTGCGAGCGTAACGACGTCGTCAGGAACGTCCCCATCCTTTCTGTTAGCGGGAGACTATAACGGTGATGGTGTGCCGGATATTGCAGCTCTAAACGCCAGCAGCGGTCTGGTTACCACACTTGTATCAAAGTGGGTTCAAACGGCAAGTGCTTCAGCAGCGGGGGTATTCCCGTTCGGACAGGGACAGCACCAGGTCAAAGCCAGTTATGCGGGCGATGCCAGCTATCAGGGAAGTTCCTCAAGTGCGATAACCCTCACAGCTCAGGCCGGTCCGCCGGCGGTGACGGTAACACCAGCTTCGGCTACGATATCCGTCTTGCAGCCACTGACGGTCGCAGTGAATGTGGGGGCCGGAAGTGGATACCCGACTCCTTCCGGAACCGTTACATTGACCAGCGGCAGCTATAGCGCACAACAAACACTGGCTTCCGGTGCCGCCAGCTTTACGGTTCCTGCCAACGCACTTGTTGTGGGGAATGACACGCTGACTGCAGCCTATGTGCCGGATGCCTCGAGTACATCGACGTATACGAATGCAAGTGGAACCGCAGCGGTTAAAGTGACGTCAGCGATTACACCGACGGTCACGGTAACTCCTGCTGCGTCGAACATTACAACTGCACAGCCGCTTTCGGTTTCAGTAGGCGTTGCCGGCGGTAATGGAAACCCAACACCAACCGGTACTGTTACGTTGACGAGTGGAAGTTACAGTGCACAACAGACACTTAGCTCGGGCTCGGCGACGTTCAGTATCGCTGCGGGGACTCTGGCTGTCGGCAATGACACGCTGGCAGTTGCATATGCACCCGATACGTCCGGTGCCACGATCTATACATCCGCCAACGGATCGGGAGCAGTGACGGTAACTCAGGTCATTGGCAGCGGCTCGGCTGCGTTGGCGATGACCGTATCGCCTGCAGTCATCACAGATAAGCAGGCTGCCACGGTTAGCATCTCCGTGGCAGGTCCGAGTGGACAGGCCGTACCGACCGGTACTGTAACTCTTAGTAGCAGTACCTATACGTCTCAGCTCACACTGGCCAATGGAAGCGCAAGTGTTTCGGTTGCTGGCTCAAGCCTGAGCAGCGGTTCGAACACACTCTCGGTGACATACTCCGGAGATGCAAACTATGCCTCCACCACCGGATCCGGAACCGTAACGGTCACACCCGTTGTGGCCGCGGGAGCGACGCCGTCTCCGGTGAATCGTGGGTCGAATACAACCAGCACCATCACCTTCAATGCCGGCAGCGGCTACAGCGGCACGATGAATGTAGTCTGCGCGCTGACAGCCTCGCCTTCCGGAGCACAGAATGCGCCCACCTGCAGTCTGTCGCCCTCGAGCTTCTCACTGACTGCAGGCGGTAGCGGTACGACGACGCTGACCATCCGTACAACGGCGCCCACATCTGCGGCGTTGACGATGCCTGGCAATCCTCGGAGCTGGGGAGCAGGTCTGGTGGTTGCGGCATTTGCTCTACCCGTCCTATGGTGCATGCCGCGTCGTCGCAAGCTGATTCCGCTCCTCATGCTGCTGATGGCTATCACAATCACAATCGGCAGCAGCGGTTGCGCCGGAGGAGGAAAGTCTTCCTCTTCGGGCTCCACGGGCTCGACAGGGACGACCACGGGTAGCTACACCTTTACGGTAACGGGCACGGATGCGACCAACACAAGCGTCTCCGCTACTACGGCCGTCACGGTCACCGTCCAATAGCAATCGCACCTTGTTGCATCTACTAGGCCGCATGGGGAACAACCCATGCGGTTTTTGTTTTAGAGGCCATCCTTCGGTTCCTATTGACCAACCAGGGAGGAAGTTTGAGAGCATGGACAGGTCACAAGGAGCCGAACGCAATGGAACGTATCGATGGTCTTAGTCGTAGAAACCTGTTGAAACGTGGTGCGCTCGCACTCGCATCGGCAAGATTGGCCCGCTTTGCGAAGGCACAGAGTGTGGCGGCATCAGGGCCGTACGGGCCGACCTGGGATTCACTCAAGCAGTGGCGAATGCCGGAATGGTTTCGCGATGCCAAGTTTGGCATCTGGGCGCACTGGAGCGCGCAATGCGTGCCGGAGCAAGGAGACTGGTACGCACGCCGCATGTACCTGCAGGGAGACGCCTGCTACGACTACCACGTGAAGACATATGGGCATCCGTCGAAGGTTGGCTTTAAAGAGATTGATTATCTATGGAAGGCTGAGCGCTGGCAGCCGGAACAGTTGATGGAGCTCTATGTGAAGGCGGGAGCAAAGTACTTTATGGCGCTCGCCTGTCATCATGACAATCTGGACTGCTTCGATTCCACCCACCACGCATGGAATACCACGCGGGTGGGCCCTGGAAAGGATATCGTCGGCACCTGGGAGAAGATCGCTCGCGCGCACGGAATGCGTTTTGGCGTTTCCAACCACACTTCGCATGCCTGGCACTGGCTGCAAGCGGCCTATGGATACGATCCCGAGGGGCCGATGGCAGGAGTCCGTTATGACGCCTATCAGCTCAGCGCTAAAGATGGAAAGGGAACCTGGTGGGATGGACTGGACCCGCAGGAGCTCTATACCGGCCGGAATATCGTCATGCCCGATGGTTTCAAGACAATTGCAGAAGCCAATGCCTGGCATGAAAAGCACGATCGTGTCTGGGATGAAGCTCCGCCGCGGGCGAACCCGGAGTTCGTCCGCACCTGGTATCTCCGGTGCAAAGATCTGATCGACAAGTACAAGCCCGATCTTCTCTACTTCGACGATCGCGAATTACCGCTCGGCCAGGCTGGTCTCGATATTACCGCGTACTACTACAACGCCAGCCTGTCGTGGCATGGAGGCCAGCAACAGGCCGTTGTTGCGGCGAAGGAATATAG
This genomic window from Terriglobus albidus contains:
- a CDS encoding alpha-L-fucosidase, whose protein sequence is MERIDGLSRRNLLKRGALALASARLARFAKAQSVAASGPYGPTWDSLKQWRMPEWFRDAKFGIWAHWSAQCVPEQGDWYARRMYLQGDACYDYHVKTYGHPSKVGFKEIDYLWKAERWQPEQLMELYVKAGAKYFMALACHHDNLDCFDSTHHAWNTTRVGPGKDIVGTWEKIARAHGMRFGVSNHTSHAWHWLQAAYGYDPEGPMAGVRYDAYQLSAKDGKGTWWDGLDPQELYTGRNIVMPDGFKTIAEANAWHEKHDRVWDEAPPRANPEFVRTWYLRCKDLIDKYKPDLLYFDDRELPLGQAGLDITAYYYNASLSWHGGQQQAVVAAKEYSPEHAGATMLDIERGRAQGILEAPWQTDTCIGDWHYKRSLFEKHEYKTPDWVAKSLVDIVSKNGNLMLNIPVRGDGSIDEDEHKFLAEFGRWMSVHGEAIYGTRPFKIYGEGAPDVSGSHNFNESKARAFDSSDIRFTAKGDVLYAFVLGWPADGKVSIKSLAANNAMYPRKIGSVEMLGGHGRLEFRQEAEALTIKLPAKPQDRLAVYAFRIRA